The following proteins are encoded in a genomic region of Elusimicrobiota bacterium:
- a CDS encoding MFS transporter: MGVLATLDSQLTTFLVEVGTIFRALRNRNYRLYFTGQIVSLIGIWMQTVSIGWLTYRLTQSALMVGITGFFTQIPMLILTPVAGVFIDRWDKKKVILIMQWVLMTQALMLAILTLMGTVQYWHVIVLSLYYGMATAFEGPARQAFVIEMIEDKEDLGNAIALNSMMFNSARLVGPAVAGILISVFNEGVCFLINGLSFSAVIISLNLMTGEALRKKGVRENFFAGLKSGFKYVYEFDTIRVIIFMVALINLLCLPYTLLMPVVAREVLHGGAREQGFLVSASGIGALIGGLYLASRKTVVGLVNVLSAAAFIFGFGLIALSFSRVLWLSVLTMFIAGLGMILSMASCNTLVQTLVDDDKRGRVMSIYMMAAIGVLPFGHLLMGALAKMFGAPVALLTGGTGCIIGAVVFALNLPRYVRKLYRVYIDKGMIESSINV; the protein is encoded by the coding sequence GTAACTACCGGCTATACTTTACCGGGCAGATAGTGTCGTTAATCGGTATTTGGATGCAAACCGTATCAATCGGATGGCTTACCTACCGGCTGACACAGTCCGCGTTGATGGTCGGGATTACCGGGTTTTTTACGCAGATTCCTATGCTAATCCTTACCCCAGTGGCAGGTGTGTTCATTGACCGGTGGGATAAGAAAAAAGTTATTCTTATAATGCAATGGGTACTGATGACCCAGGCGTTGATGCTCGCAATTTTGACGTTAATGGGAACTGTACAGTACTGGCATGTGATAGTTTTGTCGTTATATTATGGTATGGCAACTGCGTTTGAAGGACCTGCACGTCAGGCGTTTGTGATTGAGATGATTGAAGATAAGGAAGATCTGGGGAATGCAATTGCATTAAACTCTATGATGTTTAATTCTGCAAGGTTGGTCGGGCCAGCGGTTGCAGGGATTTTGATCTCAGTATTTAATGAAGGAGTGTGTTTTCTTATTAACGGGTTAAGTTTTTCTGCGGTAATTATTTCGTTGAATCTTATGACCGGGGAAGCCTTAAGAAAAAAGGGTGTACGGGAAAACTTTTTTGCTGGGTTAAAATCCGGGTTTAAGTATGTATACGAGTTTGATACCATACGGGTAATTATATTTATGGTTGCACTGATAAACCTTTTGTGTTTGCCTTATACATTACTGATGCCGGTTGTTGCGCGTGAGGTTCTGCACGGGGGTGCGAGGGAACAGGGGTTTCTGGTTTCCGCATCGGGGATTGGCGCGTTGATTGGGGGGTTGTATCTCGCATCAAGGAAAACAGTGGTTGGGTTGGTGAATGTATTATCCGCTGCGGCGTTTATCTTCGGGTTTGGGTTGATAGCGTTATCGTTCTCACGAGTGTTGTGGTTGTCAGTACTGACAATGTTTATCGCCGGGCTGGGGATGATATTGTCAATGGCGTCATGTAATACGTTAGTGCAGACACTTGTGGATGATGATAAACGCGGGCGTGTGATGAGTATATACATGATGGCAGCAATCGGGGTGTTGCCCTTTGGGCATTTATTGATGGGCGCGTTAGCAAAAATGTTTGGCGCGCCAGTTGCGTTGTTAACCGGTGGAACCGGATGTATCATTGGGGCGGTAGTTTTTGCGTTAAACCTTCCCCGGTACGTGCGTAAGTTGTACCGCGTATATATAGATAAAGGAATGATTGAGTCGTCAATTAATGTGTAG